One Lysinibacillus sp. OF-1 DNA segment encodes these proteins:
- a CDS encoding ABC transporter permease, with amino-acid sequence MVTSKNHLKPKEFIFFSTVYQKLMHQKPYHLILFFLSILVHPFTYFIYRKRNHSNNYDQAFALRSQYYLEKALVAHWQKDFEQQEIAKATFFKETVLQSQIQTTAKQLAQNKLQQQVDQDLQKEGIQQLTYNQFFNQLLTNKRFIALTFLPAFLFYVVLILFANPFLQFIIERLLQSFIVIVGVATLVFTILYLSPFDPARNLLGVEATPEQIANFNRIHGLDQPYLSQLWNALSGLFTFDLGTSFAGKEDITHSIATKFPVTLEIAVLSLLMAIAIAIPVGIISAVRPNSYLDYTFMFIALIGLSIPSFWQGLIFILTFALKLQWFPATYNPHNWLSLIMPIIVLGTSITASIARMTRSSMLEVIHEDYIITAKAKGLNEFKVISKHAIRNAMIPIITVIGLLFGGMLGGASVTEKVFNISGIGSYIVDKQFIPDIPAILGGVVYIAITISIVNLLIDIMYAFFDPRIRSKMKKS; translated from the coding sequence ATGGTTACTTCAAAAAATCATTTAAAACCTAAGGAATTTATTTTCTTTTCTACGGTTTATCAAAAACTAATGCATCAAAAGCCTTACCATTTGATTCTTTTTTTCTTAAGTATTTTAGTTCATCCCTTTACATACTTTATCTATCGGAAAAGAAATCATTCAAACAATTATGATCAGGCTTTTGCATTACGTAGTCAGTACTACCTAGAGAAGGCTTTGGTTGCTCACTGGCAAAAGGACTTTGAACAACAAGAAATAGCAAAAGCTACCTTTTTTAAAGAGACTGTATTACAGTCACAAATTCAAACAACAGCCAAGCAATTAGCTCAAAATAAACTACAACAGCAAGTGGATCAAGATTTACAAAAAGAGGGCATACAACAACTAACGTATAACCAATTTTTTAATCAGCTACTAACAAACAAACGCTTTATCGCTCTTACCTTTCTACCAGCTTTTTTATTTTATGTAGTACTTATCTTATTTGCGAATCCGTTCCTACAATTTATTATTGAACGTCTTTTACAAAGCTTCATTGTCATTGTTGGTGTAGCTACATTGGTGTTTACTATTTTGTATTTATCACCATTTGACCCAGCAAGAAACCTACTCGGAGTTGAAGCAACACCCGAGCAGATTGCGAATTTTAATCGTATTCACGGTTTAGATCAGCCTTATTTATCGCAGCTTTGGAACGCACTATCTGGCCTATTTACATTTGATTTAGGAACATCCTTTGCAGGTAAAGAAGATATTACCCACAGCATTGCGACAAAATTTCCTGTCACACTTGAAATAGCCGTATTGTCATTGTTAATGGCTATCGCCATTGCTATTCCGGTCGGTATTATTTCAGCTGTTCGTCCAAATTCATATTTGGATTATACATTTATGTTCATTGCTTTAATCGGTTTATCCATCCCAAGCTTTTGGCAAGGTTTAATTTTTATTTTAACGTTTGCTTTAAAGCTTCAATGGTTTCCAGCGACCTATAATCCTCACAATTGGTTATCGCTCATCATGCCCATTATCGTCTTGGGAACATCCATTACAGCATCCATCGCTAGGATGACAAGGTCGAGTATGCTTGAGGTGATTCATGAGGATTACATTATTACAGCAAAAGCAAAAGGCTTAAATGAATTTAAAGTCATTTCAAAACATGCCATTCGTAATGCCATGATTCCAATTATTACGGTGATTGGACTTCTTTTTGGGGGTATGTTGGGAGGCGCATCTGTAACAGAAAAGGTATTCAACATTAGTGGGATTGGTAGCTATATAGTCGATAAACAATTTATCCCTGATATTCCGGCCATTCTTGGAGGCGTTGTTTATATTGCCATTACTATTTCAATTGTCAATTTATTGATTGATATCATGTATGCCTTTTTTGATCCACGCATTCGCTCGAAAATGAAGAAGTCTTAA
- a CDS encoding ABC transporter permease: MKNILHVKLLLKITQEYVNSHFTFVFSLLFSFLFLAYSYNFSTNSWRPVIILFFVIYAITTAYVAFINLRIKKDLAKHGDIQKNTRVLGYPLLITILSGNIFSTSFAFMLVSKRKSAEYTFAAYAFITQLFIIGIAALNIFKPYVTDTFLLAMGVFLVLALFYIVMAILCTKYVTATEAPKWMIIPGVLLLFATFTGNLFATLLGYSLIQKARKANPSSIEKWQKIWEKILRNTMAVFGLFFIIFMFSLSVTSSWTFDYDFATENNYGALLQTPSLDYPLGTDNYGRDLFSRIVFGAQISLIVGFFSTIIPAVVGGTLGALSGYYGKSTDNIIMRSLDVLYAIPGILLAIAIIAAFGANTVNLIIALSVGAIPTYARTMRANVMQLANFEFVESARALGASDAAIIFKHIVPNSLAPMIVKATLTIGGAVISTSSLSFLGLGIEPHIPEWGNILKVGSTYLETHSYVAIFPGLCIMLLVLSFNFLGDGLRDALDPKTN, from the coding sequence GTGAAAAACATCTTACATGTCAAACTACTCTTGAAGATTACACAGGAATATGTCAATTCTCATTTCACTTTTGTCTTTTCCTTATTGTTTTCTTTCTTGTTTCTAGCCTATAGCTATAATTTTTCTACCAATAGCTGGCGACCAGTTATTATACTCTTTTTTGTTATTTATGCTATTACCACGGCATATGTTGCTTTCATCAATTTACGAATTAAAAAGGACTTAGCAAAGCACGGTGACATTCAAAAAAACACTCGAGTGCTGGGCTATCCATTGTTAATCACTATATTGTCAGGCAATATTTTTTCAACATCCTTTGCATTTATGCTTGTGTCGAAAAGAAAATCTGCAGAATATACTTTTGCAGCCTATGCCTTTATTACACAATTATTCATCATTGGTATTGCAGCATTGAATATATTTAAACCATATGTAACGGATACCTTTTTACTGGCGATGGGTGTTTTCTTAGTACTAGCGCTATTTTATATCGTGATGGCCATTTTATGTACGAAATATGTGACAGCTACTGAGGCACCTAAATGGATGATTATTCCCGGCGTTTTATTACTATTTGCAACTTTCACTGGTAATCTATTTGCGACATTACTAGGCTATAGCCTGATTCAAAAGGCTCGAAAGGCAAATCCGTCTTCTATAGAAAAGTGGCAAAAAATATGGGAAAAGATTTTACGTAATACGATGGCTGTATTCGGCTTATTCTTCATTATTTTCATGTTCTCATTGTCCGTCACAAGCTCTTGGACTTTTGACTATGATTTTGCTACAGAAAATAACTATGGTGCGTTACTGCAAACACCATCATTGGACTATCCGCTAGGCACAGATAATTACGGACGAGATTTATTTTCTCGCATTGTATTTGGTGCACAAATATCGTTAATCGTCGGATTTTTCTCAACGATTATTCCAGCAGTTGTGGGAGGGACATTAGGCGCTTTGTCAGGCTATTATGGAAAATCCACTGATAATATCATCATGCGAAGCCTTGATGTTTTATATGCTATCCCTGGCATTTTGTTAGCTATTGCTATTATCGCTGCCTTTGGTGCTAATACAGTGAACCTCATTATTGCGCTGAGTGTTGGGGCAATTCCAACCTATGCTCGTACAATGCGGGCTAATGTTATGCAGCTTGCTAATTTTGAATTTGTGGAATCAGCTAGAGCTTTAGGTGCATCTGATGCTGCTATTATTTTCAAGCATATTGTTCCCAATTCATTAGCACCAATGATTGTGAAAGCAACCTTAACGATTGGGGGAGCTGTTATTTCAACAAGTAGTTTAAGTTTTTTAGGGCTTGGTATTGAGCCACATATTCCCGAATGGGGCAATATTTTAAAAGTTGGTAGTACGTACCTGGAGACACATTCATATGTCGCGATTTTCCCAGGTCTTTGTATTATGCTTCTTGTCCTCTCCTTTAACTTCTTAGGAGATGGTTTACGAGATGCTTTAGATCCAAAAACAAATTAA
- a CDS encoding extracellular solute-binding protein yields MKVKKKRVYGLVTSLMLAASLLGACSDNKDNGGEKSGNLDHLNPTDMPITKEKIEVDGFAAKFFASQDWNNLMLWEEYEKMSNIHINWTTVQTEVLADKKNLLLAAGNYPEIFFASAFSKTDLIKYGQQGVFLPLNDYIDQYAPNFKKLLEEYPSVKQGVTMADGNIYGFPTIYDPKFSSLRVGAPWINQKWLDNLGLQSPETTEDLYNVLKAFKENDPNGNGLQDEQGWGTGYGIEQIISYLRGSFGLNKQGTMNLNLDFKKGTEEFRFVPTTDEYKQLLEFLNKLYKEGLINKDVFTTEPQKFAAEAAKGTFGMLSEVDPKELYKIDGYTGAQVLEGPNGDRQFTAMTNGLGNLGMFVLTDKAKNPEAMVRWIDHLYGDEGAKMFFMGFEGVTYEENADGTIQYVENITNNPDGKNLDQAISDYLTWPGGYYPGIVTKKYFQGAEAKENSINNANQVMPYALKDDEIIPGLNYTVEENDRVSAVLTDIQTYVNEMTASFITGKESFDKWNDYKKTIEKMGLQEYLEVAQGAYDRSK; encoded by the coding sequence ATGAAAGTGAAAAAAAAGCGTGTTTACGGTTTAGTAACAAGCCTGATGTTAGCTGCAAGTTTGCTAGGAGCATGTTCAGATAATAAAGATAATGGTGGAGAAAAAAGCGGTAATCTAGATCATTTGAATCCAACGGATATGCCTATTACAAAAGAGAAAATTGAAGTAGACGGTTTTGCAGCAAAGTTTTTTGCATCACAAGATTGGAACAATCTAATGTTATGGGAAGAATACGAGAAAATGTCTAACATCCATATTAATTGGACAACTGTTCAGACTGAAGTATTAGCGGACAAAAAGAACTTACTTTTAGCTGCTGGAAATTATCCAGAAATATTTTTTGCATCAGCATTTTCAAAAACTGATTTAATCAAGTATGGACAACAAGGTGTATTCTTACCGTTGAATGATTATATTGATCAATATGCTCCAAATTTTAAAAAACTATTAGAAGAATACCCATCTGTAAAACAAGGTGTGACGATGGCAGATGGCAATATTTATGGCTTCCCAACAATTTACGATCCGAAGTTTTCATCACTTCGCGTCGGAGCTCCATGGATTAACCAGAAATGGCTTGATAATCTAGGTTTACAATCACCTGAAACAACAGAAGACTTGTATAACGTGCTGAAAGCATTTAAAGAGAATGATCCTAATGGCAATGGTTTACAAGATGAACAAGGCTGGGGAACTGGCTATGGTATTGAACAAATTATTTCTTATTTAAGAGGTTCATTTGGCTTGAATAAACAAGGAACGATGAATCTGAATTTAGACTTTAAAAAAGGAACTGAAGAATTCCGTTTCGTGCCAACGACAGACGAATATAAACAATTACTTGAGTTTTTAAATAAACTTTACAAAGAAGGTTTAATCAATAAAGATGTATTTACGACAGAGCCTCAGAAATTTGCGGCAGAAGCAGCTAAAGGGACGTTTGGTATGCTTAGTGAAGTAGACCCGAAAGAGTTATATAAAATAGATGGTTATACTGGTGCACAAGTTTTAGAAGGACCGAATGGGGATAGACAATTTACTGCGATGACTAATGGTCTTGGTAATTTAGGCATGTTTGTTTTAACAGATAAAGCGAAAAATCCTGAAGCGATGGTTCGTTGGATTGATCATTTATATGGTGATGAAGGAGCTAAAATGTTCTTTATGGGCTTTGAAGGTGTCACTTATGAAGAAAATGCGGATGGTACTATTCAATATGTAGAAAATATTACGAATAACCCAGATGGCAAAAACTTAGATCAAGCGATAAGTGATTATTTAACATGGCCAGGCGGCTATTACCCTGGGATTGTAACGAAAAAGTACTTCCAAGGTGCAGAGGCTAAGGAAAATTCTATTAACAATGCTAACCAAGTAATGCCATATGCATTGAAAGATGATGAAATTATTCCAGGATTGAATTACACAGTAGAAGAAAATGATCGAGTGTCAGCCGTTTTAACAGACATTCAAACGTATGTAAATGAAATGACGGCAAGTTTTATTACAGGTAAAGAAAGCTTCGATAAATGGAATGATTATAAAAAAACAATTGAGAAGATGGGCTTACAAGAATATTTGGAAGTAGCACAAGGGGCATATGACCGATCAAAATAA
- a CDS encoding thermonuclease family protein, with protein MKMQDIKTLITSGTIILAVALYMIFGRSPAEDQDTKTVTDQQGTISIEQVEEKTGNKRFELDYIKAYDGDTIQATINGEKRKIRLLMVDTPEMNYNKGDAQPYAEQAKDYTINLLEKAKKIEAVYDVGPETDNYDRLLAYVFVDDVLLQESLLKEGLAVVRYIHKPNNTFEDAFRAIQQKTQDAKLNIWSYDDYFQNDGFHPEVVQ; from the coding sequence ATGAAAATGCAAGATATAAAAACATTAATAACAAGTGGTACGATTATTCTGGCTGTAGCATTGTACATGATATTTGGCAGATCACCTGCCGAAGATCAAGATACTAAAACAGTGACAGATCAGCAAGGAACTATTTCAATTGAACAAGTGGAAGAAAAAACAGGAAATAAACGCTTTGAGCTAGACTATATTAAAGCATATGATGGAGATACGATTCAGGCGACAATTAATGGTGAGAAACGAAAAATTCGTCTGTTAATGGTGGATACACCTGAAATGAATTACAACAAAGGCGATGCCCAGCCATATGCTGAACAAGCAAAAGATTACACGATTAATTTATTGGAAAAGGCTAAAAAAATTGAAGCAGTCTATGATGTTGGGCCAGAAACAGACAATTATGATCGCCTTCTAGCCTATGTTTTTGTAGATGATGTATTATTGCAGGAATCCTTATTAAAGGAAGGCCTTGCAGTTGTACGTTATATTCATAAGCCAAACAACACATTTGAAGATGCATTTAGAGCTATTCAACAAAAAACACAGGATGCTAAATTAAATATTTGGTCATATGATGACTACTTCCAAAATGATGGTTTCCACCCTGAAGTAGTTCAATAA
- a CDS encoding ABC transporter ATP-binding protein: MNEKLLEINNLRVSFITGETEFEAVKDVSFHLNKGETLGIVGESGSGKSVTARSIMRLLPSPPSFLKSGTIVFKGQELTELSEKQMEGIRGQDISMIFQDPMTSTNPTIRIGDQVAESLIKHQAMSKTEAYQQTIELLKLVGIQDAEERYRQYPHEFSGGMRQRVMIAMALACNPSLLIADEPTTALDVTIQAQILKLMRDMQKKMGTSIVLITHDLGVVAGMCDRIIVMKEGEIVEQGTTEEIFANAQHPYTQKLLNALPKLHEKKQPKEIANIQSGINRHKPLIEVTHLSKEFSLGRGQTLKAVNDLSFHIYPGETLGLVGESGSGKSTTGRTILQLHQPTNGEVLYQGIPVTRLTKKQLKAMRRHMQIIFQDPYSSLNPRKKILDIIGEALDIHGLVKTHEERRLRVEELLELVGLRKEHAMRYPHEFSGGQRQRIGIARALAVEPNFIVCDEPLSALDVSIQKQIVDLLKELQQKLGLTYLFIAHDLSMVKHISDRVAVMYGGKIVELAESEELYTNPQHPYTRALLRSIPIPDPAIEKKKYNDAEYIEDKKVRYEVENSQLVEVSPNHWVAVTM, encoded by the coding sequence ATGAATGAAAAGCTTTTAGAAATCAATAATCTTCGCGTGTCCTTTATCACAGGGGAGACAGAATTCGAAGCTGTTAAGGATGTTAGCTTCCATCTAAATAAAGGTGAAACACTCGGAATTGTAGGAGAGTCTGGAAGTGGAAAAAGTGTAACGGCTCGTTCCATTATGCGTTTATTACCATCGCCGCCTTCATTTCTGAAATCTGGCACTATTGTGTTTAAAGGCCAAGAACTCACGGAATTAAGTGAAAAACAAATGGAAGGGATTCGTGGACAAGATATTAGTATGATCTTTCAGGATCCGATGACATCAACAAACCCTACCATTCGAATAGGAGATCAAGTGGCTGAAAGTTTAATCAAGCATCAGGCCATGTCAAAAACAGAGGCCTACCAACAAACAATTGAATTATTAAAACTGGTTGGTATTCAGGATGCTGAAGAAAGATATCGACAATACCCTCACGAATTCTCAGGTGGTATGCGCCAACGTGTGATGATTGCCATGGCACTTGCTTGTAACCCGTCCCTGCTTATTGCGGATGAGCCAACAACAGCACTTGATGTAACGATTCAAGCGCAAATACTGAAATTGATGCGTGATATGCAGAAAAAAATGGGGACGTCTATTGTTTTAATTACACATGACTTAGGCGTGGTTGCAGGTATGTGTGATCGTATCATCGTCATGAAAGAAGGAGAAATTGTTGAACAGGGCACAACGGAAGAGATTTTTGCGAATGCTCAGCATCCATATACCCAAAAATTATTGAATGCGCTACCAAAGCTGCATGAAAAAAAGCAGCCAAAAGAGATAGCCAATATTCAGTCAGGTATCAATCGTCATAAGCCATTGATTGAGGTGACACATCTGTCGAAGGAATTTTCACTAGGTCGTGGTCAAACGCTAAAAGCAGTCAATGATTTATCCTTCCATATATATCCTGGTGAAACATTGGGCTTGGTTGGTGAATCAGGCTCAGGAAAATCTACTACAGGTCGAACGATTCTTCAGCTTCATCAGCCTACAAATGGAGAGGTTTTATATCAAGGCATACCCGTAACAAGACTAACGAAAAAGCAGTTAAAGGCAATGCGTCGTCATATGCAAATTATTTTCCAAGATCCTTATTCATCGTTAAATCCTCGAAAAAAAATCTTAGATATTATCGGGGAAGCTCTGGATATTCATGGTCTAGTGAAGACACATGAAGAAAGACGACTACGAGTAGAGGAATTGCTTGAGCTTGTTGGTTTAAGGAAAGAACATGCTATGCGTTATCCTCATGAATTTTCAGGGGGGCAACGTCAGCGAATTGGGATTGCTAGAGCATTAGCAGTCGAGCCAAACTTTATTGTTTGTGATGAACCTTTATCAGCACTGGATGTTTCTATTCAAAAGCAGATTGTAGATTTATTAAAGGAATTACAGCAAAAACTTGGTTTAACATATTTATTTATTGCCCATGATCTGTCAATGGTGAAACATATTAGTGATCGTGTTGCGGTCATGTATGGTGGGAAAATTGTTGAATTGGCAGAAAGTGAAGAACTATATACTAATCCACAGCATCCTTATACCCGTGCATTATTACGCTCAATACCTATTCCAGATCCTGCAATAGAGAAGAAGAAATATAATGATGCCGAATATATCGAAGATAAAAAAGTACGCTATGAAGTAGAAAATAGTCAGCTAGTAGAGGTTTCTCCTAACCATTGGGTAGCTGTGACAATGTGA
- a CDS encoding carbohydrate ABC transporter permease, protein MKESKGDRAFTLFNYIFLTIVAVVVLYPLIFVLSASLSNPEYVISGDIWLWPKEFTVEAYQKVFQNPDIMNGFINTLKYTFFGTLLNIVMTICAAYPLSRRHLKGKGFIMAFMVFTMFFSGGLIPTYLLIRDLGMINTFWVMIIPNAVAVWNIIIMRTFFQSIPYELEESAMIDGAGNFRILWSIVLPLSLPVMAVMVLFYAVGHWNSYFQALIYLQDQDKFPLQLILRQILIQGQADDMIKATSESFLAQKLSVEGLKYAVLIVANLPMLMLYPFLQRYFVKGVMIGSLKG, encoded by the coding sequence ATGAAAGAATCAAAGGGCGATCGTGCGTTTACACTCTTTAATTATATTTTTTTAACAATTGTAGCAGTTGTTGTTTTGTATCCACTTATTTTTGTTTTAAGTGCTTCCCTTAGTAATCCGGAGTACGTAATCTCGGGGGATATATGGCTATGGCCAAAGGAATTTACGGTGGAGGCCTACCAAAAGGTATTCCAAAATCCAGATATTATGAATGGATTTATCAACACTTTGAAATACACATTCTTTGGAACATTACTAAATATCGTGATGACAATTTGTGCAGCCTACCCTCTTTCTCGTAGACATTTAAAAGGAAAAGGCTTTATTATGGCATTTATGGTTTTCACCATGTTTTTCAGTGGAGGACTAATTCCTACATATTTATTAATTCGTGATTTGGGCATGATTAATACTTTTTGGGTCATGATTATTCCGAACGCGGTAGCTGTATGGAATATCATTATTATGCGGACATTTTTCCAGTCCATTCCATATGAGCTAGAGGAATCTGCCATGATTGATGGCGCAGGGAACTTCCGTATTTTGTGGAGTATTGTTCTACCACTATCATTACCAGTTATGGCAGTCATGGTTTTATTTTACGCTGTAGGACATTGGAACTCTTATTTCCAAGCATTGATTTACTTGCAAGACCAAGATAAGTTTCCACTACAACTTATTCTGAGGCAAATATTAATTCAAGGACAAGCTGACGATATGATTAAAGCGACGTCAGAAAGCTTTTTAGCTCAAAAACTTAGCGTTGAAGGGTTAAAGTACGCAGTTTTAATCGTTGCTAACCTACCAATGTTAATGCTTTATCCATTCTTACAAAGATATTTTGTAAAAGGTGTCATGATTGGTTCATTAAAAGGTTAA
- a CDS encoding ABC transporter permease codes for MTLLDKTTVEDKTSKTQRFFKKQSKVKKNHLVEWKKSIKKNWELYLLLAPVILYFLVFHYYPLYGVQIAFKDFIATKGIMGSPWVGFKHFERFFDSYYFWRLIKNTIGIGVFTLLISFPIPIIIALLLNEVKSLRFKKFVQTVIYAPHFLSTVVVVGMLLLFLKSDGMINQIILLFGGTPIDFISEPAWFKSIYVLSDVWQTMGWSSIIYIAALAAVDPAQHEAAMIDGASKFQRIIHINIPAIMPTIVILFILNVGSVMAIGFEKVFLMQNDLNMSASDVISTFVYRSGILEAQYSFSAAVGLFNSIINFILLIMVNKIAKKVSDTSLW; via the coding sequence ATGACGCTTTTAGATAAAACAACTGTTGAGGACAAAACATCTAAAACACAACGTTTTTTCAAAAAGCAATCAAAAGTAAAGAAAAATCACTTGGTAGAGTGGAAAAAATCTATCAAAAAAAATTGGGAGCTTTATTTATTACTAGCTCCTGTCATACTTTACTTTTTGGTTTTTCATTACTATCCACTATATGGGGTGCAAATTGCCTTTAAGGATTTCATTGCTACAAAGGGAATTATGGGAAGTCCGTGGGTAGGGTTTAAGCATTTCGAACGTTTTTTTGATAGTTATTATTTTTGGCGCTTAATAAAAAATACGATAGGGATTGGTGTATTCACTTTACTTATATCTTTCCCAATACCAATCATTATTGCATTGCTATTAAATGAAGTGAAAAGTCTCCGTTTTAAAAAATTTGTACAGACAGTTATTTATGCCCCACATTTTCTATCAACAGTAGTCGTTGTGGGTATGCTGTTACTATTCTTAAAGTCTGATGGGATGATTAATCAAATAATTTTGTTATTTGGGGGTACACCAATTGATTTTATTTCAGAACCAGCATGGTTTAAATCAATATACGTACTATCTGATGTTTGGCAAACGATGGGATGGAGCTCCATCATATATATTGCCGCTTTAGCAGCCGTAGATCCAGCACAGCATGAGGCGGCAATGATAGATGGGGCATCAAAATTCCAAAGAATTATTCATATTAATATTCCTGCGATTATGCCGACTATTGTCATTTTATTTATCTTAAATGTAGGATCTGTCATGGCAATTGGATTTGAGAAGGTATTTTTAATGCAAAATGATTTAAATATGTCGGCATCGGATGTTATATCAACTTTCGTTTATCGTAGCGGGATTTTAGAAGCACAATATAGCTTTTCAGCAGCTGTTGGCTTATTCAACTCTATCATTAATTTTATCCTCCTTATTATGGTTAATAAAATAGCTAAAAAAGTGAGTGATACAAGTTTATGGTAA
- a CDS encoding YesL family protein, giving the protein MYLEFEGWKNKLYWIVEWITLLAVLQLLWTGLTLLGLVLFGLSPATVAMFTTLRKRLLGEDDLKRLVKIYWNTYKVEFIPSNKIGIILLGLGYFLIINFQIIITFNGILGLFLLTMFITISMLFGIILVNIFQLYAHYNLPSLRYFAASIIFSIAYPLQMISSIIGLAILYKIYSWIPGLLPFFGVSLTALFLTWMSSHIFKKEIEAEEQTNLPQYSGGGITS; this is encoded by the coding sequence ATGTACTTGGAATTTGAAGGGTGGAAAAATAAATTATACTGGATTGTAGAGTGGATCACATTGTTAGCAGTGCTACAGTTATTATGGACAGGCTTAACTTTGCTTGGACTGGTTTTATTTGGACTATCCCCAGCAACTGTTGCAATGTTTACTACTTTACGTAAAAGATTACTAGGAGAAGATGACTTAAAAAGATTAGTAAAAATATATTGGAATACATATAAAGTCGAATTTATTCCATCTAATAAAATAGGTATTATCTTACTGGGTTTAGGCTACTTTTTAATCATTAATTTTCAGATTATTATAACATTTAATGGCATACTTGGTTTATTTTTGCTAACAATGTTCATCACAATTAGTATGCTATTCGGTATTATTCTAGTGAATATATTTCAACTATATGCCCATTATAATTTACCATCATTACGTTACTTTGCGGCTTCAATCATATTTAGTATTGCGTATCCATTACAGATGATTAGCAGCATTATAGGGCTTGCCATACTATATAAAATTTATAGTTGGATTCCTGGCTTATTACCATTCTTCGGTGTTAGCTTAACTGCATTATTTTTAACTTGGATGTCATCTCATATATTTAAGAAAGAAATTGAAGCAGAGGAACAAACGAATCTACCACAGTATTCTGGTGGAGGGATAACCTCATGA
- a CDS encoding Gfo/Idh/MocA family protein produces MKKIRIGVIGAGLRGGLAQYWHKPTGESEIVALADISQERLEKFQEKFDTPLFLTKDYKELLTRDDIDAIAVLSPDYLHEEHIITCLSAGKHVYAEKPLAITVEGCDRILDAWKKSGKHLMVGFNMRYMSMYQTMKGLIDSGAIGELKAIWVRHFVGFGGYFYYHDWHGNSKNTTSLLLQKGSHDLDVIHWISGKYATKVSAFGSLDYYGGNQPNTLTCPTCDQKKTCPEYVEHTFTECAFREEIDVEDNNMVIMELEGGIKASYLQCHFTPDYSRNYTFIGTKGRIENDDINNKIYLKTRKSNSWEELSDVVYEMKPEEGSHGGADPKIAQDFVELILYNKEPLTTPFAGRMSVAVGCAATESIRNGGKVMEIIQESTILQH; encoded by the coding sequence ATGAAAAAAATACGAATTGGTGTAATTGGAGCCGGTTTAAGAGGGGGCTTAGCACAATACTGGCATAAACCTACTGGAGAATCAGAAATAGTAGCATTAGCTGATATCTCTCAAGAACGTTTAGAAAAATTTCAGGAAAAATTCGATACACCATTATTTTTAACAAAGGATTATAAGGAATTATTAACAAGAGATGATATCGACGCAATTGCGGTTTTATCACCAGATTATCTGCATGAAGAACATATTATTACTTGCTTAAGTGCAGGCAAGCATGTATATGCTGAAAAACCATTAGCCATTACTGTGGAAGGGTGCGATCGAATATTAGATGCATGGAAAAAGTCAGGAAAGCATCTAATGGTTGGCTTTAATATGCGTTATATGAGTATGTATCAAACGATGAAAGGCTTAATTGACTCAGGAGCTATTGGAGAATTAAAGGCTATATGGGTACGTCATTTTGTTGGATTCGGCGGTTACTTCTACTACCACGATTGGCATGGTAATTCAAAAAATACAACATCTCTGCTACTTCAAAAAGGCTCACATGATTTAGATGTCATTCATTGGATTTCTGGGAAATATGCAACGAAAGTCTCTGCATTTGGTAGCTTAGATTATTATGGTGGAAATCAGCCAAATACGTTAACGTGTCCGACATGTGACCAGAAAAAAACTTGTCCAGAATATGTTGAACATACATTTACGGAATGTGCATTCCGTGAAGAAATTGATGTAGAGGATAATAATATGGTCATTATGGAATTGGAAGGTGGCATAAAAGCTTCTTACTTACAATGTCACTTCACACCAGACTATTCACGAAATTATACATTCATAGGTACGAAAGGGCGTATCGAAAATGATGATATCAATAATAAAATTTATTTAAAAACACGAAAATCAAATTCTTGGGAAGAACTTAGTGATGTTGTTTACGAAATGAAGCCTGAGGAAGGAAGCCATGGTGGGGCTGATCCAAAAATTGCCCAAGATTTTGTAGAACTCATTCTCTACAATAAAGAACCTTTAACAACGCCATTTGCAGGACGAATGAGTGTTGCGGTGGGCTGCGCAGCAACAGAGTCTATTCGTAACGGAGGCAAGGTTATGGAGATCATACAGGAATCTACCATTCTGCAACATTGA